A window of Cryptomeria japonica chromosome 3, Sugi_1.0, whole genome shotgun sequence contains these coding sequences:
- the LOC131041370 gene encoding replication protein A 70 kDa DNA-binding subunit A-like, translating into MPSWETPSSSKCSLQFGVALPSPQNSTSDNICPIKSLNPYQNKWTIKGKVTNKRQIRQYSIVARNGKVFSFDIVDNEGCEVRVTCFDHIIELHYHHVEVDAHYVISKGSIKEANTKYNKLNSHLEIFLSDASILKQCTPDVGLAQNHSPFIPISEVVQLTNNTLVDIIGVVVYVGDVITVHRKDGTQTKKRIIKINDISASTIDVNLWGPTSEQTDHDLKNMIKLDTVVILVVRVR; encoded by the coding sequence ATGCCAAGTTGGGAAACTCCTtcatcctctaaatgttccctTCAGTTTGGTGTTGCACTGCCATCTCCACAAAACAGCACCTCTGATAACATATGCCCTATAAAAAGTTTAAATCCCTACCAAAATAAATGGACCATCAAGGGAAAGGTGACGAACAAACGGCAAATACGTCAATATAGTATAGTTGCCCGGAATGGGAAAgtgtttagctttgacattgtAGACAATGAGGGTTGTGAGGTTAGGGTCACATGCTTTGATCATATTATTGAGTTGCATTACCATCATGTTGAGGTGGACGCTCACTATGTCATTTCAAAGGGCTCCATAAAGGAAGCAAAcacaaaatacaataaattaaaCAGCCATCTGGAGATCTTCTTATCTGATGCTTCAATATTGAAACAGTGCACACCTGATGTTGGCCTTGCTCAAAATCACTCCCCTTTCATTCCTATTAGTGAAGTGGTTCAGTTGACTAATAATACATTGGTTGACATCATTGGTGTTGTTGTGTATGTTGGGGATGTCATCACAGTCCATAGAAAGGATGGCACTCAAACTAAGAAGAGAATTATAAAAATTAATGATATATCAGCTTCCACAATCGATGTCAATCTATGGGGGCCAACATCAGAACAAACAGACCATGACTTAAAGAATATGATTAAACTTGATACAGTTGTTATCCTTGTTGTGCGtgttagataa